A portion of the Sabethes cyaneus chromosome 3, idSabCyanKW18_F2, whole genome shotgun sequence genome contains these proteins:
- the LOC128742441 gene encoding ribosome production factor 2 homolog, with amino-acid sequence MSSARIKKPVTRRGKRALDEREPKTIENPKKTLIMEGRKCSNEIRQALKDLYLFKKPLASLMRRNNDVTLFEDATPLEQLAKSNDCHLFMFGSSSKKRPNNLILGRIYEEQVLDMVELGIKEYKSLQDFKNEKISAFVKPIIVFNGYKWKLTEELRRVRSLLLDIFHIDNVDSIRLQGLEHVLSFTITEDLDILMRSYRMMLKKSGQRTPRIELVEMGPRMDLTIRRTKIASDDLYKTAMRQPAILKVAKRKNVSRDELGNVHGRVHVGKQDINSIQTRKMKGLKKTADEKKENRAAKKRKLTNNESEGDATDNDVDMEDNEMEDDDV; translated from the exons ATGTCGTCTGCTCGAATAAA GAAACCCGTCACTCGCCGTGGCAAAAGGGCTTTGGATGAGCGGGAACCCAAAACGATTGAAAATCCCAAAAAGACATTGATCATGGAAGGTCGAAAATGCTCCAATGAAATTCGTCAAGCATTGAAAGATCTTTATCTATTTAAAAAGCCGCTAGCTAGTCTGATGCGACGGAACAACGATGTTACGCTGTTTGAAGATGCAACCCCTTTGGAGCA GCTGGCCAAATCTAATGACTGTCACTTGTTTATGTTCGGATCTTCCTCGAAGAAACGCCCAAACAATTTAATACTTGGCCGAATTTACGAAGAGCAGGTTTTGGATATGGTTGAGTTAGGAATAAAAGAGTATAAAAGTCTACAAGACTTTAAGAACGAGAAAATTTCGGCATTTGTAAAACCGATAATTGTTTTTAATGGATATAAATGGAAACTAACCGAAGAATTACGTAGAGTCAGAAGTTTGCTGCTAGATATTTTTCACATCGACAATGTTGATTCCATTCGGCTACAGGGATTGGAGCATGTACTCAGCTTTACGATTACCGAGGATCTAGATATTTTGATGCGATCCTATCGGATGATGCTGAAAAAAAGCGGTCAGCGAACACCACGCATCGAATTGGTCGAAATGGGGCCTCGCATGGATCTAACAATTCGGCGCACCAAGATAGCCTCAGACGATCTGTACAAAACTGCCATGCGACAACCTGCTATTCTGAAGGTGGCCAAGCGGAAGAACGTCAGTCGAGATGAGTTGGGCAATGTTCACGGAAGAGTACACGTTGGAAAgcaagacataaacagcatccAGACCAGGAAGATGAAAGGCTTGAAGAAAACTGCAGATGAGAAGAAAGAAAACCGTGCCGCCAAAAAGCGTAAGCTTACAAATAATGAGTCGGAAGGTGACGCTACGGATAACGACGTTGATATGGAAGATAATGAAATGGAAGATGACGATGTGTGA